GGCAGACCTCGCGTACGGTATGTTTTCGGTCCTTGGAGTTCCCGTTCACCGCGAAGGCTTTCTGCTGCGGCTTCCCGGGCTGACGATCGAGGTGGCGAAAGAATGCAGTGGGATCAATTCCAGTGTCGCACTTCTGATTACGATGCTCCTGGTCGCCGTTGAAACCCTCCAGACGACCTCCCGGCGGGTAATAATCCTCTTGCTAACCATTCCCCTGTCGCTGGTGAAGAACGCGGTCCGAATCGTGACCCTCACCCTGCTGGCGCTGCATGTGGACCGGAGTTTCCTAACTGGCAGACTTCATCATCAGGGCGGGTTCGTTTTCTTCCTTCTCGCGCTGGCGATTATGTTCCCCGTTTGGAAACTACTGCACCAATCCGAACAGAAGTCAGGCAGTCGAACCATCAGCCAGCCTCCTGCCTTACAGCAGGCGTCGGGCGTGTCGGAGCAGTGAGCTGACCAAGCTCGCATCCGGGTGGGACCGATCTTCGCGGTAGCAGAGTAGCGGCGCTTAAGATCTCTTTTGCAGGCAGTGCTGTCCAGGACCGAGCCGTGTGGCTCGGCCCTTTTTTTTTGTCTTCAAATAGCGGCTGACCTCGGCCAGCTTCGTCCTCGCCGGTCAAAGTCCGCTGGACCGGTTGCACAGTGAGCAGAAGTATTTCTCTACGTGTAGGTCAAGAAGCGACGGGTCGGGGAGCAGAATCCGGGAGAATCCCGCCCCGGTGAATGGGGTGATTCCTGCGGCTCGGTGAAAACTGCGCTGCGGCTTGATTGCGAATCTAGTGGGTCTTTACACCCTGCTTGCACCGCGGACACTGCTCATCGGTGTAAAGGTACGTTCCACAAATTGGGCAGGGCAGCCCGATCAAGTTACGCTTCCCGGGT
This window of the Terriglobia bacterium genome carries:
- a CDS encoding exosortase/archaeosortase family protein, whose translation is MRSRTPLFLLWVAVVVAFCWGVLREIVKASLENGFSSHIVLIPFITAYFIWSGRKTIFSKAGYGAGPGALVAAIGILGFVLLVNFSPFASGHTLVAAKLIAVFAMIIGGFIGFYGAHAFQAALFPFALLLLMLPLPSILIEKVVYFLQKGSADLAYGMFSVLGVPVHREGFLLRLPGLTIEVAKECSGINSSVALLITMLLVAVETLQTTSRRVIILLLTIPLSLVKNAVRIVTLTLLALHVDRSFLTGRLHHQGGFVFFLLALAIMFPVWKLLHQSEQKSGSRTISQPPALQQASGVSEQ